The following nucleotide sequence is from Salvia splendens isolate huo1 chromosome 2, SspV2, whole genome shotgun sequence.
ggctcctccaaacggtcaaggtcggtatccctatccgactccggcttcgaagacgtggttagccaactcgccgTAGCTAACTTGGGTatccccgacgccggcccgagcggttcccaacgccgaccgcaaggaaggaagaaggtggcggccaaccgccgtcgaaccgcgactccatccggcgatgctcccgaCCCCGCTCTCTTTCCCgttccctatgcgccacctccaccccccaccaactcgttgtggacccttttggcccaactcaatatggccgataggtcaactatgaccccctcgcaacttcgatcacacgaggccatgatattgggcctccaaaaacaattggggatagtgccgccggatgagtagtcttccacgcggatatttttagctttaattatgtaatttttaatttttagtattttaattatgtaatttttaatttttaggattttaattatgtaatttttaatttttaggattttaattatgtaatttttattttttaggattttaattatatcctttttattttatttgtaatttgtaatattattttagtttttttaatgaattttaatgttatataaatgattttatttaaaataaattgtgctcgtccttgcggaagagcacagttgtgggtgttgtgctcttgcctaagagtagGCATGAATAGTGGCACcaggcccacaaccgtgctcgttggcaagagcacggttgtgagTGCTCTAAGCCCCTCACCTCCTCAACCTGCGTCGGCCACTGTTTTTTTGTGTAAGGAGGGAATATAAAATCACTGACTTTCtctattatattttgtttacaCTTTTCACCACACTATTAATTAGAAGTTACAAACTTACAGTAGTAGTGTTAATATGTAGGTTAGAAAAGTCATTATCATATGAAGTAAGTACGAAGCATCTCTTCTCTTTTTATTAATCCCAGAATTAACACTGGCAAATATCTGTCACATTTAACTAAACCTTGACCAAaaactcacatttttttattattttccctAAATCTCCCCCCATTAAAAATAATCTATAAATATCACCACTTCCCTCCTTCCACCACAATACCATTATCCCATTTCAAGCAGCAAAACTaggaaaaaacaagaaaaacacacacacacacacacaaaacccTTCATCTCCCAGAAATGGTGAAGACAGAAACCAAGCtttcaacatcatcatcatcttcttcttcatcgttGTCGTCGTCATCATCGCGGAAAAACCCAATCCCCCAATGCAATAAGAGATTCAAGGGAGTGAGGATGAGAAGCTGGGGATCATGGGTTTCCGAGATCAGAGCGCCCAATCAGAAAACGAGGATTTGGCTCGGCTCCTACTCcacggcggaggcggcggcgcgTGCCTACGACGCCGCGCTTCTATGCCTCAAGGGATCCTCCGCCAATCTCAACTTCCCCTCATCTTCGAAGAATCTCATCAACACCACCGATCAAAACATGTCGCCCAAATCCATACAGAgagtcgccgccgccgccgccaatgCCGGGGTTCTAGAAGGTTCCCGAAACCCTAGCCCTCCGTCTCCGAGCTCGACGTCGAGCGAGAGCGAGTCGCCCTCGCTGTCGTCATCGTCTCCGAGCCGGATAGAAGACGACCGGATTTCGGCGGCGGCGGCACCGTATGAGGTGCAGATGGAGGAGCCGAGCATGGCCGCGTGGTACAACTTTGATTCCCCGAAGTACAATGAGATGCTTAATGGGGTGTTTTTTGATCCTTTGATGATGGAGGATTATTCGTATGAAGATGGAGATATTCCTCTGTGGAGCTTCTGTTGAAGATTCGagtctttttttctctctttattatatatatttgttgtttatttgttcATTCATTGGATGATCTTCAGTTTATTTCATGAAGACATTACTGACTTAGGCcaaattatacatatatatttttgaattttttattaattgtttggGGGTTTAATTCGGAAAAGTATAGTACTATGTTTTATTGGCTCTTTAAAGTAAAGTTTGATTTAAGTTGATTTATGCAATAtacatggagtatattttttcgGAAATTTTATTGATTGTTCGAGGGTTCAATTCGCAATAGAGTGACATGTTTTATGGACTcttttttaagtgaatttgacTGCATATAATATTTTTCTAATTAAGTTTCATAGtatcatatactactactatatgtgTGTGATTTGTGAATGTGACTGTGTGGTTTCTTCGATAATCAATAATAGTTTACGTTTATTCTGTGATGACTTGAGCCCAATCTATTGGgtgaagaaaattaaaaatgtcTTACTCATTTCATTGTCATGAGTGTGTTAGCTTTGTTTGTAATTCCTTCATGTATACATAGTAGTAACATAGATACAGAAAGAAGATGTGTTTTCTTTGAGTTATTCCAAGAATATTGATGGTTCTTTTTCTTATTAGTACTAAGTAGTTCATATTACTTCCTACTTTTATctttactagtattttttatgaCAAGGTGATGATAAATTCAAATATACTGCAAATTACGCACTTGaacaatatttataaataaaaaaatatatagataatTTAGTGTGACGAAATCGAGTTTAATTTgaagatattttatttatactgaaattaaaaataaatgatagaaaagacatatatatactccataatatAAGAGTTATTTCAAGATCATATGATTTTGCACATGGAGCTGTCTATTTTTAGAGAAGTTGAAAATGCTTATCTCCATTTCCTATCTTTAAATTGACCAATTTTTATCGTATTGTATTAAATGCTAGTAGGTAGAGAGGTTTGGCAGAAGAAATAGTTTCTACCCTACACTCATTTCAATAGCATCCATATTCTAATTGATAATCATGCATGGTGCTATGTAATTAcgaataatataataattaaatatgagaataaaaatggaagatttttttataattatatcaatGTGGATTTTCGAGTGAGTGATGATATATACTTATATAGTGAACATGGGATAGAGCCCACAAAGcttattatttgaattttattctTTGCAAACATATCATGTGCAATGGAGAATCTATTCatcaagaaaagaaaagaaatccAATCTTCTTTTTAAAATGAGCCTAAGCTTGTGATCACCATGTGTGTATATTTGTCTTTGGGGAATCCTAAGCCGCTCTTGTGTTGTGATATGTGAcacatctttttctttttctataagTATCATGCAATATATTCGACAAACATCAAAAGAGTTAACGAATTTAATcaaatacatatataaaattcGCTTCCACTATT
It contains:
- the LOC121765381 gene encoding ethylene-responsive transcription factor ERF014-like produces the protein MVKTETKLSTSSSSSSSSLSSSSSRKNPIPQCNKRFKGVRMRSWGSWVSEIRAPNQKTRIWLGSYSTAEAAARAYDAALLCLKGSSANLNFPSSSKNLINTTDQNMSPKSIQRVAAAAANAGVLEGSRNPSPPSPSSTSSESESPSLSSSSPSRIEDDRISAAAAPYEVQMEEPSMAAWYNFDSPKYNEMLNGVFFDPLMMEDYSYEDGDIPLWSFC